A part of Agromyces protaetiae genomic DNA contains:
- a CDS encoding maltotransferase domain-containing protein yields the protein MSHESLPLRIPVTHVTPAAPEPRWRPKAFEGEVVPFRATVFREGHDAVGAMLVLTSPTGEETRHRMRPLAPGTDRWEARVRLDVVGLWRFRITGFGDEIATWRHDAALKIDAGVDVELMYEIGALLLDRAVAEKSRPAPIRKRLAEIAARLRDADASPEARRALVDDAVLDEFAARPLARLTTDSDERELLVERRRAGVGAWYEFFPRSEGAKRQKDGTWKSGTFRTAAKRLDGVAAMGFDVVYLPPIHPIGVTNRKGPNNTLAPGPSDPGSPWAIGGPLADGTPGGHDAVHPDLGTLADFRAFVRRATSLGLEVALDLALQASPDHPWVIDHPEWFTVLPDGTIRYAENPPKKYQDIYPVNFDDDPEGIFSEVLRIIRHWMKQGVRIFRVDNPHTKPLAFWERIIREVNDEAPDVVFLAEAFTRPAMLRSLAAAGFQQSYTYFTWRNTKGELEEFLTSLADETADYLRPNLFVNTPDILTEYLQFGGPAAFTVRATIAATAAPTWGVYAGFELFESVARPGAEEAIDNEKYEYKPRDFAAAEREGRSLALYLGILNGIRRDHPALGQLRNLHVHHTDDDSVIAYSKHLEKAFTGTGADDTIIVVANVDPHSVRETTVHLDLEALGLTPGEPFTVEDLVDGERWEWSTSNYVRLDAFTRPAHVLRVVRESEKPVRASRKRGASA from the coding sequence GTGAGCCACGAGTCTCTGCCTCTCCGCATCCCGGTCACGCATGTCACGCCCGCCGCCCCCGAGCCGCGGTGGCGTCCGAAGGCGTTCGAGGGCGAGGTCGTGCCGTTCCGCGCGACCGTGTTCCGCGAAGGGCATGACGCCGTCGGCGCGATGCTCGTGCTCACCTCGCCCACGGGCGAGGAGACGCGGCACCGCATGCGGCCCCTGGCTCCCGGCACCGATCGCTGGGAGGCGCGCGTGCGCCTCGACGTCGTCGGGCTGTGGCGGTTCCGCATCACGGGCTTCGGCGACGAGATCGCGACGTGGCGGCATGACGCGGCCCTGAAGATCGACGCGGGCGTCGACGTCGAGCTCATGTACGAGATCGGCGCGCTCCTGCTCGACCGCGCGGTCGCCGAGAAGTCGCGTCCGGCGCCGATTCGCAAGCGACTCGCCGAGATCGCCGCACGACTGAGAGACGCGGATGCCTCGCCCGAGGCCCGTCGGGCGCTCGTCGACGACGCCGTGCTCGACGAGTTCGCCGCCCGCCCGCTCGCGCGGCTCACGACCGACTCCGACGAGCGCGAACTCCTCGTCGAGCGGCGGCGAGCCGGCGTCGGCGCGTGGTACGAGTTCTTCCCGCGGTCGGAGGGCGCGAAGCGCCAGAAGGACGGCACGTGGAAGTCGGGCACGTTCCGCACGGCCGCGAAGCGGCTCGACGGCGTCGCCGCGATGGGCTTCGACGTCGTCTACCTCCCCCCGATCCACCCGATCGGCGTCACGAACCGCAAAGGCCCGAACAACACGCTGGCCCCGGGCCCGAGCGACCCCGGCTCGCCGTGGGCGATCGGCGGCCCGCTCGCCGACGGCACGCCGGGCGGCCACGACGCCGTCCACCCCGACCTCGGCACCCTCGCCGACTTCCGCGCCTTCGTCCGGCGGGCGACATCCCTCGGTCTCGAGGTCGCCCTCGACCTCGCCCTCCAAGCCTCGCCCGACCACCCGTGGGTGATCGACCACCCCGAGTGGTTCACGGTCCTGCCCGACGGCACCATCCGCTACGCGGAGAACCCGCCGAAGAAGTATCAGGACATCTATCCGGTGAACTTCGACGACGACCCCGAGGGCATCTTCTCTGAAGTGCTCCGCATCATCCGGCACTGGATGAAGCAGGGCGTGCGCATCTTCCGCGTCGACAACCCGCACACGAAGCCGCTCGCGTTCTGGGAGAGGATCATCCGCGAGGTCAACGACGAGGCGCCCGACGTGGTCTTCCTCGCCGAGGCCTTCACGCGCCCCGCGATGCTGCGATCACTCGCGGCTGCAGGGTTCCAGCAGTCGTACACGTACTTCACGTGGCGGAACACGAAGGGCGAGCTCGAGGAGTTCCTCACGTCGCTCGCCGACGAGACGGCCGACTACCTGCGTCCGAACCTCTTCGTGAACACCCCCGACATCCTCACCGAGTACCTCCAGTTCGGCGGGCCTGCGGCGTTCACCGTGCGAGCCACGATCGCCGCGACCGCGGCTCCGACCTGGGGCGTGTATGCGGGCTTCGAGCTCTTCGAGTCGGTCGCGCGCCCCGGCGCCGAAGAGGCCATCGACAACGAGAAGTACGAGTACAAGCCGCGCGACTTCGCCGCCGCCGAGCGCGAGGGCCGCTCCCTCGCGCTCTACCTCGGCATCCTCAACGGCATCCGACGCGACCACCCTGCGCTCGGCCAGCTCCGCAACCTGCACGTCCACCACACCGACGACGACTCCGTCATCGCGTACTCCAAGCACCTCGAGAAGGCGTTCACCGGCACCGGCGCCGACGACACGATCATCGTCGTCGCGAACGTCGACCCGCACTCCGTGCGCGAGACCACCGTGCACCTCGACCTCGAGGCGCTCGGTCTGACTCCCGGCGAACCGTTCACCGTCGAAGACCTGGTCGACGGCGAACGCTGGGAGTGGAGTACGTCGAACTACGTCCGGCTCGACGCGTTCACGCGGCCCGCGCACGTCCTGCGCGTCGTCCGCGAGTCCGAGAAGCCGGTGCGTGCGAGCAGGAAACGAGGAGCCAGTGCCTGA
- a CDS encoding lytic transglycosylase domain-containing protein translates to MLFAFTAAASFFLVNIVDPYSGATASAEHTSPARFGGAVPQSVEVEGEYALSVGQESYHVEKKPDEPAAKPASAGWAPPAVTPDPGSAQAYAAGAVAARGWPSTEFDCLVALWAKESGWRVNAYNAGSGAYGIPQALPGSKMASAGADWETSAATQIEWGLGYVQGRYGSPCGAWAHSQDSGWY, encoded by the coding sequence GTGCTGTTCGCCTTCACCGCTGCTGCGAGCTTCTTCCTCGTCAACATCGTCGACCCGTACTCGGGCGCGACGGCCTCGGCCGAGCACACCAGCCCGGCCCGATTCGGCGGTGCCGTGCCGCAGTCGGTCGAGGTCGAGGGGGAGTACGCGCTCTCGGTCGGCCAGGAGAGCTACCACGTCGAGAAGAAGCCCGACGAGCCCGCGGCGAAGCCCGCGTCGGCAGGGTGGGCTCCGCCCGCGGTCACTCCCGACCCCGGGTCGGCTCAGGCATACGCGGCAGGAGCCGTCGCAGCCCGCGGCTGGCCCTCGACCGAGTTCGACTGCCTCGTCGCCCTGTGGGCGAAGGAGTCGGGCTGGCGGGTGAACGCGTACAACGCCGGCAGCGGCGCATACGGCATCCCACAGGCGCTCCCAGGGTCGAAGATGGCGAGCGCCGGCGCCGACTGGGAGACGAGCGCCGCCACCCAGATCGAGTGGGGTCTCGGCTACGTGCAGGGCCGGTACGGCTCGCCGTGCGGAGCCTGGGCGCACTCGCAGGACAGCGGCTGGTACTGA
- a CDS encoding DivIVA domain-containing protein, whose protein sequence is MAVEETEFTQVFRGYDKDEVDKAINGLRRDVITANTQIADVNKENKRLGARIEELSAELEEVGSPTFSGLGTKLENTLRVAEEQSTRLIAQADIDAEKLRRAAEDEVHLLKSDAQELADRTLSESRAQANRILENARSEADDMVARAHESSEQLRQDAAQDAAAIRSAAATEVAELRATAKRETSALLAEAERKAADLVADANKSASAARATAAGLAQETEQTRAEVAAELDLARAELAKETEQARIDLAKETEQARIDLARETQESRASIEAEITERRTELEHELAQARTDLERELATVRAKLDEDREQTKVDLERESETARLKLKNELDRVRAKHEADLDQLRADLALEQEQARADFEAEAEQARIDLDNQLTAMRKKTAHEVNRSKREIEQARIDLDGELATKRDEAEQELLVRHQEAVAETQGFLDEANAELAEAVSRTADARTELERLETAARAEIAAIRDRADEEARERVAEAHSQARKLIADADERTRALVADAEDRLAQIRIERDAVAGYFESLRGVLTQAEQVASQN, encoded by the coding sequence ATGGCCGTCGAAGAGACCGAGTTCACCCAGGTGTTCCGCGGATACGACAAAGACGAAGTGGACAAGGCCATCAACGGCCTCCGCCGCGACGTCATCACCGCGAACACCCAGATCGCCGACGTCAACAAAGAGAACAAGCGCCTCGGCGCCCGCATCGAAGAGCTCTCGGCCGAGCTCGAGGAGGTCGGCAGCCCGACCTTCTCGGGCCTCGGCACGAAGCTCGAGAACACGCTCCGCGTCGCCGAAGAGCAGTCGACGCGTCTCATCGCGCAGGCCGACATCGACGCCGAGAAGCTCCGCCGCGCCGCCGAAGACGAGGTGCACCTCCTCAAGTCCGACGCGCAGGAACTCGCCGACCGCACGCTCAGCGAGTCGCGCGCCCAGGCGAACCGGATCCTCGAGAATGCCCGCTCCGAGGCCGACGACATGGTCGCGCGCGCCCACGAGTCGAGCGAGCAGCTCCGACAGGACGCCGCCCAGGACGCTGCGGCCATTCGCAGCGCCGCTGCGACCGAGGTCGCCGAGCTCCGAGCGACGGCCAAACGCGAGACATCCGCGCTCCTCGCCGAAGCCGAGCGCAAGGCCGCCGACCTCGTCGCCGACGCCAACAAGTCGGCGAGTGCCGCCCGCGCGACGGCCGCCGGCCTCGCACAGGAGACCGAGCAGACCCGCGCCGAGGTGGCCGCCGAGCTCGACCTCGCGCGTGCCGAGCTCGCGAAGGAGACCGAGCAGGCCCGCATCGACCTTGCGAAGGAGACCGAGCAGGCCCGCATCGACCTCGCCCGCGAGACGCAGGAGTCGCGCGCCTCGATCGAGGCCGAGATCACCGAGCGCCGCACCGAACTCGAGCACGAGCTCGCCCAGGCCCGCACCGACCTCGAGCGCGAGCTCGCCACGGTCCGCGCCAAGCTCGACGAAGACCGCGAGCAGACCAAGGTCGACCTCGAGCGCGAGTCCGAGACCGCGCGTCTCAAGCTGAAGAACGAACTCGACCGCGTCCGCGCCAAGCACGAGGCCGACCTCGACCAGCTCCGCGCCGACCTCGCCCTCGAGCAGGAGCAGGCCCGCGCCGACTTCGAGGCCGAGGCCGAGCAGGCCCGCATCGACCTCGACAACCAGCTCACGGCCATGCGCAAGAAGACGGCGCACGAGGTCAACCGCAGCAAGCGCGAGATCGAGCAGGCTCGCATCGACCTCGACGGCGAGCTCGCGACCAAGCGCGACGAGGCCGAGCAGGAGCTCCTCGTCCGTCACCAGGAGGCCGTCGCCGAGACGCAGGGCTTCCTCGACGAGGCCAACGCCGAACTCGCCGAAGCGGTCTCCCGCACGGCCGACGCGCGCACCGAGCTCGAGCGCCTCGAGACGGCCGCCCGCGCCGAGATCGCCGCCATCCGCGACCGTGCCGACGAAGAGGCGCGCGAGCGCGTCGCCGAGGCGCACTCGCAGGCGCGCAAGCTCATCGCCGACGCCGACGAGCGCACCCGTGCCCTCGTCGCCGACGCGGAAGACCGACTCGCGCAGATCCGCATCGAGCGCGACGCCGTCGCAGGGTACTTCGAGAGCCTCCGCGGCGTGCTCACGCAGGCCGAGCAGGTCGCTTCGCAGAACTGA
- a CDS encoding DivIVA domain-containing protein, translating to MAPTFPRARRPQLGYDVDQVDEFLVVARRAYDGTMRPGDPKVTAENIRLTAFGMQKGGYSTAHVDAALERLEDAFAARERQIAARLHGDEAWLTEARTTAQVVANRLARPDRERFDRVNPLVLGYSVKEVDRFAERLGRYFTDGWPIGIDDVRTVTFTAQRGGYREAQVDLVLDAVVDVMLAVR from the coding sequence GTGGCCCCCACGTTTCCTCGCGCGCGCAGACCCCAGCTCGGCTATGACGTCGACCAGGTCGACGAGTTCCTCGTCGTCGCCCGACGCGCCTACGACGGCACCATGCGTCCCGGCGATCCGAAGGTGACGGCCGAGAACATCAGGCTCACGGCCTTCGGCATGCAGAAGGGCGGCTACTCGACCGCCCACGTCGATGCAGCCCTCGAACGGCTCGAAGACGCGTTCGCGGCGCGCGAGCGTCAGATCGCGGCCCGACTCCACGGTGACGAAGCCTGGCTCACCGAGGCGCGCACGACGGCGCAGGTCGTCGCGAACCGTCTCGCCCGCCCCGACCGTGAACGTTTCGACCGGGTGAATCCGCTCGTCCTCGGCTATAGCGTCAAAGAGGTCGATCGCTTCGCCGAACGACTCGGTCGCTACTTCACCGACGGGTGGCCGATCGGCATCGACGACGTCCGCACGGTGACGTTCACGGCGCAGCGGGGCGGGTACCGCGAGGCGCAGGTCGACCTCGTGCTCGACGCCGTCGTCGACGTCATGCTCGCGGTCCGCTGA
- a CDS encoding tetratricopeptide repeat protein, with protein sequence MSNPIEPNGAQLRGAVDLSSLANRAQTPPPGAVAGAANDPLVVQTDDAGFAPVLELSRTVPVVVALWASWSDQSKALVDSLAGLVRARAGALVLAAVEADRAPQLVQALQVQSVPTVVALVAGQPVPLFQGVQPDDVIDQVFDQLLTLAAENGVTGRIDETGDGTGAEPAEPVEEPLPPLHQEAFDAISRGDFEAASAAYKTAIAQDPRDTLAVAGLAQANLLGRLKGKTLDAIRNAAAQAPDDLDAQLDVADLDLSGGHVDDAFDRLLSLFPTLDADGKGRVRERILELFEVVGTDDPRVAAARRRLANLLY encoded by the coding sequence GTGAGCAACCCCATCGAACCCAACGGCGCGCAGCTTCGCGGCGCCGTCGACCTCTCATCGCTCGCGAATCGCGCGCAGACTCCTCCGCCCGGCGCGGTCGCCGGTGCGGCGAACGATCCGCTCGTCGTGCAGACGGATGACGCGGGGTTCGCCCCCGTCCTCGAACTCTCCCGCACCGTGCCCGTCGTCGTCGCCCTGTGGGCGTCGTGGAGCGACCAGTCGAAGGCGCTCGTCGACTCGCTCGCGGGCCTCGTCCGCGCCCGTGCCGGTGCGCTCGTCCTCGCAGCGGTCGAGGCCGACCGCGCTCCGCAGCTCGTCCAGGCGCTCCAGGTGCAGTCGGTGCCGACGGTCGTCGCGCTCGTGGCAGGTCAGCCGGTGCCGCTCTTCCAGGGCGTGCAGCCCGACGACGTCATCGACCAGGTCTTCGACCAGTTGCTGACGCTCGCCGCCGAGAACGGCGTGACGGGGCGGATCGACGAAACGGGCGACGGCACGGGCGCAGAGCCTGCCGAGCCCGTCGAAGAGCCGTTGCCGCCGCTCCACCAGGAAGCGTTCGACGCGATCTCGCGAGGCGACTTCGAGGCCGCCTCGGCCGCCTACAAGACGGCGATCGCGCAAGATCCGCGCGATACCCTCGCGGTCGCGGGGCTTGCACAGGCCAATCTGCTCGGCCGACTCAAGGGCAAGACGCTCGACGCGATCCGGAACGCCGCCGCACAGGCCCCCGACGACCTCGACGCGCAACTCGACGTCGCCGACCTCGACCTGTCGGGCGGACACGTCGACGACGCGTTCGACCGGCTCCTCAGCCTCTTCCCGACCCTCGACGCCGACGGCAAGGGCCGCGTGCGCGAGCGCATCCTCGAATTGTTCGAGGTCGTCGGCACCGACGATCCGCGAGTCGCCGCCGCGCGGCGACGACTCGCGAACCTGCTGTACTAG
- the glgB gene encoding 1,4-alpha-glucan branching protein GlgB: MPEPVAPVTGPVVSNDVLAAVAEGRHSDPHSVLGQHGFEIAGAAGPHTVIRTLRPLAASVDAVFDDGTSLPLLHVGYGIWAGAGEFGPTDYRVRARYDDGTDWTADDPYRFAPTIGELDLHLIQEGRHEELWRVLGAHHREHWGLGGQVAGTSFTVWAPRAKAVRVVGDFNRWSGESHAMRSMGGSGVWELFVPDLAPGATYKFQLLTQADTWVMRADPMARQAEVSPATGSVVADDGRYGWEDGEWMSRRAHTNAHSEPMSIYELHLGSWRPGKSYRDVADELIEYVQWLGYTHVEFMPLAEHPFGGSWGYQVTGYYAATSRFGSPDDLRYLIDRLHQARIGVIMDWVPGHFPKDEWALARFDGEPLYEHPDPRRGEQLDWGTYVFDYGNPRVRNFLVANALFWLEEFHVDGLRVDAVASMLYLDYSREDGQWLPNIHGGREHLEAIGFLQEATATAYKRNPGIVMIAEESTSWPGVTAPTNSGGLGFGYKWNMGWMHDTLQYIQKDPMYRSHHHHDLTFSFLYAFSEHFILPISHDEVVHGKGSLLRKMPGDHWQQLANARAYLSYMWAHPGKQLLFMGQEFGQLSEWSEERGLDWWILDQPTHRQLAEFVGQLNRTYTSLPQLWQLDDDSAGFEWVEGGAAAENVIAFLRYDLERRPVLCVVNFAGRPHEGFRLGLPLAGRWTEILNSDATEYGGSGVGNLGGVDATDDPWSGRPASASFTLPPLGAVWFRYDG, from the coding sequence GTGCCTGAACCCGTCGCCCCCGTCACCGGACCGGTCGTCTCGAACGACGTCCTCGCCGCCGTCGCCGAAGGCCGCCACTCCGATCCGCACTCGGTCCTCGGCCAGCACGGGTTCGAGATCGCGGGCGCTGCCGGGCCGCACACCGTCATCCGCACGCTCCGCCCCCTCGCGGCATCCGTCGACGCCGTCTTCGACGACGGCACGTCCCTCCCGCTCCTCCACGTCGGATACGGCATCTGGGCGGGCGCGGGCGAGTTCGGGCCGACCGACTATCGGGTCCGCGCACGCTACGACGACGGCACCGACTGGACCGCCGACGACCCGTACCGCTTCGCTCCGACGATCGGCGAGCTCGACCTCCATCTGATCCAGGAGGGTCGTCACGAAGAGCTCTGGCGCGTGCTCGGGGCGCACCACCGCGAGCACTGGGGTCTCGGCGGACAGGTCGCCGGCACGTCGTTCACGGTGTGGGCGCCGCGAGCGAAGGCCGTGCGCGTGGTGGGCGACTTCAACCGGTGGAGCGGCGAGAGCCACGCCATGCGCAGCATGGGCGGCAGCGGCGTGTGGGAGCTGTTCGTGCCCGACCTCGCGCCCGGCGCGACGTACAAGTTCCAGCTCCTCACCCAGGCCGACACCTGGGTCATGCGCGCCGACCCCATGGCCCGCCAGGCCGAAGTCTCTCCCGCGACCGGGTCGGTCGTCGCCGACGACGGCCGCTACGGCTGGGAAGACGGCGAATGGATGTCTCGCCGGGCGCACACGAACGCGCACTCCGAACCCATGAGCATCTACGAACTCCACCTCGGATCGTGGCGCCCCGGCAAGTCGTATCGCGACGTCGCCGACGAGCTCATCGAGTATGTGCAGTGGCTCGGGTACACGCATGTCGAGTTCATGCCGCTCGCCGAGCACCCGTTCGGCGGCTCCTGGGGCTACCAGGTCACCGGCTACTACGCCGCGACGAGCCGTTTCGGCTCGCCCGACGACCTCCGGTACCTCATCGACCGTCTGCACCAGGCGCGCATCGGCGTCATCATGGACTGGGTCCCTGGCCACTTCCCGAAAGACGAGTGGGCGCTCGCCCGCTTCGACGGCGAACCCCTCTACGAGCACCCCGACCCCCGCCGCGGCGAACAGCTCGACTGGGGCACCTACGTCTTCGACTACGGCAATCCGCGCGTCCGCAACTTCCTCGTCGCCAACGCGCTCTTCTGGTTGGAGGAGTTCCACGTCGACGGCCTCAGGGTCGATGCCGTGGCATCCATGCTCTACCTCGACTACTCGCGCGAAGACGGCCAGTGGCTGCCCAACATCCACGGCGGGCGCGAGCACCTCGAAGCGATCGGCTTCCTGCAGGAGGCGACCGCGACGGCCTACAAGCGCAACCCCGGCATCGTCATGATCGCCGAGGAGTCGACGTCATGGCCGGGGGTCACCGCGCCGACGAACTCGGGAGGCCTCGGCTTCGGCTACAAGTGGAACATGGGGTGGATGCACGACACCCTGCAGTACATCCAGAAAGACCCGATGTACCGCTCGCACCACCACCACGACCTCACGTTCTCGTTCCTGTACGCCTTCAGCGAGCACTTCATCCTCCCGATCAGCCACGACGAGGTCGTGCACGGCAAGGGGTCGCTCCTCCGCAAGATGCCCGGCGACCACTGGCAGCAGCTCGCGAACGCGCGCGCCTACCTCTCGTACATGTGGGCGCATCCCGGCAAGCAGCTGCTCTTCATGGGGCAGGAGTTCGGGCAGCTCTCCGAGTGGAGCGAGGAGCGCGGCCTCGACTGGTGGATCCTCGACCAGCCGACCCACCGTCAGCTCGCCGAGTTCGTCGGACAGCTCAACCGCACCTACACGTCGTTGCCCCAGCTCTGGCAGCTCGACGACGATTCGGCGGGCTTCGAGTGGGTCGAGGGCGGCGCGGCGGCCGAGAACGTCATCGCGTTCCTCCGCTACGACCTGGAACGGCGACCGGTCCTCTGCGTCGTGAACTTCGCGGGGCGCCCGCACGAGGGCTTCCGGCTGGGGCTCCCGCTTGCGGGGCGCTGGACCGAGATCCTGAACTCGGATGCCACGGAGTACGGCGGATCGGGCGTCGGCAACCTCGGCGGCGTCGACGCGACGGATGACCCGTGGTCGGGCCGTCCGGCGTCGGCGAGCTTCACACTGCCGCCGCTCGGCGCGGTGTGGTTCCGCTACGACGGGTGA
- a CDS encoding phosphatidate cytidylyltransferase has translation MTRSGGPGEDGVDGSDHDRSPRDEILAQVHSARVEFERQFEAGKAQFEETQEKIKARTGRNLLGAILIGLGVGAALLLSLLVVKELFMLFAVVMVGFGTVELVQAFRKRDLLVPIVPSVAVAVLTVPAAYYYGAAGQFISVIAGILLISIWRIVAAFARGTRANLLRDLGAGAFVQGYVTFLATFAVVLTAAEGGQWWTLAFIITVVCVDTGAYAFGLSFGKHPMAPVISPKKTWEGFAGAAVTSTVAGVLLAIFMLDEPWWFGIGFGLALLLTATLGDLAESLIKRDLGIKDMSSWLPGHGGFLDRLDSILPSAAVAYAAFAFFG, from the coding sequence GTGACCAGGTCGGGCGGTCCGGGGGAGGACGGGGTCGACGGGTCCGATCACGATCGCAGCCCCCGCGACGAGATCCTGGCGCAAGTGCATTCGGCGCGCGTCGAGTTCGAGCGACAGTTCGAGGCGGGCAAGGCGCAGTTCGAGGAGACGCAGGAGAAGATCAAGGCGCGCACCGGAAGGAACCTCCTCGGTGCGATCCTGATCGGCTTGGGTGTCGGAGCCGCGCTCCTGCTCAGCCTCCTGGTGGTCAAAGAGCTCTTCATGCTGTTCGCGGTCGTCATGGTCGGTTTCGGCACGGTCGAACTCGTGCAGGCGTTCCGGAAGCGCGATCTGCTCGTTCCGATCGTGCCGAGCGTCGCGGTCGCCGTGCTCACCGTGCCCGCCGCGTACTACTACGGCGCTGCCGGGCAGTTCATCTCGGTCATCGCGGGCATCCTCCTCATCTCGATCTGGCGGATCGTGGCGGCGTTCGCGCGCGGCACGCGTGCGAACCTGCTCCGCGACCTCGGCGCCGGGGCGTTCGTTCAGGGGTACGTGACGTTCCTCGCGACGTTCGCGGTCGTGCTCACAGCAGCCGAAGGCGGGCAGTGGTGGACGCTCGCGTTCATCATCACGGTCGTGTGCGTGGACACCGGCGCATACGCGTTCGGACTCTCGTTCGGCAAGCACCCGATGGCCCCCGTCATCAGCCCGAAGAAGACCTGGGAGGGCTTCGCAGGAGCCGCCGTCACGAGCACCGTCGCGGGCGTGCTGCTCGCGATCTTCATGCTCGACGAGCCGTGGTGGTTCGGTATCGGCTTCGGCCTCGCACTGCTCTTGACGGCGACGCTCGGCGACCTCGCCGAATCTCTCATCAAACGCGATCTCGGCATCAAGGACATGTCGTCGTGGCTGCCCGGGCACGGCGGATTCCTCGACCGCCTCGACTCGATCCTGCCTTCCGCAGCAGTCGCATACGCGGCGTTCGCGTTCTTCGGGTGA
- a CDS encoding alpha/beta hydrolase, whose product MNEPAPVEIRAGVELPANREEIELHTADGLTLVGELATPIDRAPAATLLTLHPLPTAGGFMDSHVLRKAAARLPALAGVAVLRFNTRGTSSPRGTSEGAFGDGVDERADVAAAVAFVRERGLPTPWLVGWSFGTELALKHGLEHDIAGVILLSPPLRRTTAEELARWRDARVPVVALVPEHDDFLQPDEAFERFGTVPNIEVVPIEGGKHLWVGETLTRRALDEIVARVAPEASPLPTTWRPV is encoded by the coding sequence GTGAACGAACCCGCACCCGTCGAGATCCGGGCGGGCGTCGAATTGCCCGCGAATCGCGAAGAGATCGAGCTGCACACCGCCGACGGGCTGACGCTCGTCGGCGAGCTCGCGACGCCGATCGACCGCGCGCCGGCGGCGACACTGCTCACCCTGCACCCGCTCCCGACGGCCGGCGGCTTCATGGACTCCCACGTCCTCCGCAAGGCTGCTGCGCGGCTCCCTGCCCTCGCGGGCGTGGCGGTGCTGCGCTTCAACACGCGCGGCACGAGTTCGCCGCGCGGCACGAGCGAGGGTGCGTTCGGCGACGGGGTCGACGAGCGGGCGGATGTCGCGGCAGCGGTCGCGTTCGTCCGTGAACGCGGACTCCCGACGCCGTGGCTCGTCGGCTGGTCGTTCGGCACCGAGCTCGCACTGAAGCACGGCCTCGAGCACGACATCGCCGGAGTCATCCTGCTCTCGCCGCCGCTCCGGCGGACGACCGCCGAAGAGCTCGCGCGCTGGCGCGACGCGAGAGTGCCCGTCGTGGCGCTCGTGCCCGAGCACGACGACTTCCTCCAGCCCGACGAGGCGTTCGAACGGTTCGGCACGGTGCCGAACATCGAGGTCGTGCCGATCGAGGGCGGCAAGCACCTGTGGGTCGGCGAGACGCTCACGCGGCGGGCGCTCGACGAGATCGTCGCACGCGTCGCGCCCGAGGCCTCGCCGCTGCCGACGACCTGGCGCCCGGTGTAG